From the genome of Chlorocebus sabaeus isolate Y175 chromosome 2, mChlSab1.0.hap1, whole genome shotgun sequence, one region includes:
- the LOC119623635 gene encoding cystatin-11 isoform X1: protein MMAEPWQALRLLLAILLTLMTLTYQARKKPFLSVHEVTAVENHAKDTLQWITDQYNKESDDKYHFRIFRVLKVQKRVTDHLEYHLNVEMQRTTCQKPETMNCVPQEGELHKQVNCFFSVFAIPWSEQYKILNKTCSSD from the exons ATGATGGCTGAGCCCTGGCAGGCCCTAAGGCTCCTGCTGGCCATTCTATTGACTCTGATGACCCTTACCTACCAAGCAAGGAAGAAACCCTTTCTAAGTGTCCATGAAGTGACGGCAGTAGAAAACCATGCGAAGGACACCTTGCAATGGATCACCGACCAGTACAACAAGGAAAGTGATGACAAGTACCACTTCAGGATCTTCCGAGTCCTGAAAGTCCAGAAGCGG GTCACTGACCACCTGGAGTATCACCTGAACGTGGAAATGCAGCGCACCACCTGCCAAAAGCCAGAGACCATGAACTGTGTCCCCCAGGAAGGGGAACTTCACAAG caagtCAACTGCTTCTTCTCAGTGTTTGCTATACCCTGGTCTGAGCAGTACAAAATTTTGAACAAAACCTGCAGCAGTGACTAG
- the LOC119623635 gene encoding cystatin-11 isoform X2, with protein sequence MMAEPWQALRLLLAILLTLMTLTYQARKKPFLSVHEVTAVENHAKDTLQWITDQYNKESDDKYHFRIFRVLKVQKRQVNCFFSVFAIPWSEQYKILNKTCSSD encoded by the exons ATGATGGCTGAGCCCTGGCAGGCCCTAAGGCTCCTGCTGGCCATTCTATTGACTCTGATGACCCTTACCTACCAAGCAAGGAAGAAACCCTTTCTAAGTGTCCATGAAGTGACGGCAGTAGAAAACCATGCGAAGGACACCTTGCAATGGATCACCGACCAGTACAACAAGGAAAGTGATGACAAGTACCACTTCAGGATCTTCCGAGTCCTGAAAGTCCAGAAGCGG caagtCAACTGCTTCTTCTCAGTGTTTGCTATACCCTGGTCTGAGCAGTACAAAATTTTGAACAAAACCTGCAGCAGTGACTAG